Proteins encoded by one window of Enterococcus faecalis:
- the lacG gene encoding 6-phospho-beta-galactosidase has product MTKTLPKDFIFGGATAAYQAEGATHTDGKGPVAWDKYLEDNYWYTAEPASDFYHKYPVDLELAEKYGVNGIRISIAWSRIFPTGYGEVNEKGVEFYHNLFAECHKRHVEPFVTLHHFDTPEVLHSDGDFLNRENIEHFVDYAAFCFEEFPEVNYWTTFNEIGPIGDGQYLVGKFPPGIQYDLAKVFQSHHNMMVSHARAVKLYKDKGYKGEIGVVHALPTKYPYDPENPADVRAAELEDIIHNKFILDATYLGHYSDKTMEGVNHILAENGGELDLRDEDFQALEAAKDLNDFLGINYYMSDWMQAFDGETEIIHNGKGEKGSSKYQIKGVGRRIAPDYVPRTDWDWIIYPEGLYDQIMRVKNDYPNYKKIYITENGLGYKDEFVDNTVYDDGRIDYVKKHLEVLSDAIADGANVKGYFIWSLMDVFSWSNGYEKRYGLFYVDFDTQERYPKKSAHWYKKVAETQVIE; this is encoded by the coding sequence ATGACTAAAACACTTCCTAAAGATTTTATTTTTGGTGGTGCTACAGCTGCTTATCAAGCAGAAGGTGCGACTCACACGGATGGTAAAGGCCCAGTTGCATGGGATAAGTATCTTGAAGACAATTATTGGTACACAGCAGAGCCTGCAAGTGATTTTTACCATAAATATCCTGTTGATTTAGAATTAGCTGAAAAATATGGCGTTAATGGTATTCGTATTTCAATTGCCTGGTCTCGTATTTTCCCAACTGGCTATGGCGAAGTAAATGAAAAAGGTGTTGAATTCTACCATAATCTTTTTGCTGAGTGCCACAAACGTCATGTTGAGCCATTCGTGACTTTGCACCACTTTGACACACCAGAAGTTCTTCACTCAGATGGAGATTTCTTAAACCGCGAAAATATAGAACACTTTGTAGATTATGCCGCTTTCTGTTTTGAAGAGTTCCCAGAAGTAAACTACTGGACAACTTTCAATGAAATTGGCCCAATTGGAGATGGTCAATACTTGGTTGGTAAATTCCCTCCAGGCATTCAATATGATCTTGCCAAAGTCTTCCAATCACACCACAATATGATGGTTTCTCATGCACGTGCTGTGAAATTGTATAAAGATAAAGGTTATAAAGGCGAAATTGGTGTAGTACATGCGTTGCCAACCAAATACCCTTATGATCCAGAAAATCCAGCAGATGTTCGTGCCGCTGAGTTAGAAGATATCATCCATAACAAATTTATCTTGGATGCAACCTACCTTGGACACTATTCAGATAAAACGATGGAAGGGGTCAACCACATCCTAGCTGAAAATGGTGGAGAACTTGATCTTCGTGATGAAGACTTCCAAGCACTTGAAGCAGCTAAAGATTTGAACGATTTCCTTGGTATCAACTACTACATGAGTGATTGGATGCAAGCCTTTGATGGTGAGACTGAAATCATTCACAATGGTAAGGGTGAAAAAGGAAGTTCTAAGTACCAGATTAAAGGTGTTGGTCGCCGAATCGCACCAGATTATGTGCCTAGAACGGATTGGGACTGGATTATTTATCCTGAAGGCTTGTATGACCAAATCATGCGAGTGAAAAATGATTATCCAAACTACAAGAAGATTTACATCACTGAAAACGGTCTTGGATACAAAGATGAGTTTGTAGATAATACCGTTTATGATGATGGTCGTATTGATTACGTGAAGAAACACTTGGAAGTTTTATCAGACGCAATTGCGGATGGTGCAAATGTTAAAGGTTACTTCATCTGGTCACTTATGGATGTCTTCTCATGGTCAAACGGATACGAAAAACGTTATGGACTATTCTATGTAGACTTTGACACGCAAGAACGCTATCCTAAGAAATCAGCTCATTGGTATAAGAAAGTAGCAGAAACTCAAGTGATAGAGTAA
- a CDS encoding aldose 1-epimerase family protein: MTIELKNEYLTVQFKTLGGQLTSIKDKDGIEYLWQADPNYWNGQAPILFPICGSLRNDWAIYRPQERLFFTGLIRRHGFVRKEEFILEEVNDNSVTFSIKPNAEMLDNYLYQFELRVVYTLNGKSIRTEFQVTNLEMEKTMPYFIGAHPAFNCPLVEGENYEDYYIEFSEVESCSIPKSFPETGLLDLQDRTPFLENQKILDLDYSLFSHDAITLDQLKSRSVTLRSRKSGKGLRVDFDDFPNLILWSTTNKSPFIALEPWSGLSTSLEEGNFLEDKRQVTKISPQETSRKIYDITILN; the protein is encoded by the coding sequence GTGACTATCGAATTAAAAAACGAGTATCTTACTGTTCAGTTTAAAACACTTGGTGGTCAACTGACTTCGATTAAAGACAAGGATGGGATAGAGTATCTCTGGCAAGCTGATCCAAATTATTGGAATGGACAGGCGCCTATTCTATTTCCTATCTGTGGTAGTTTACGAAATGATTGGGCTATTTATAGACCTCAAGAAAGACTCTTTTTTACAGGTCTTATTCGTAGACATGGTTTTGTTCGAAAAGAAGAATTTATTCTGGAAGAAGTCAATGATAATAGCGTGACCTTTAGTATTAAACCAAATGCTGAGATGCTTGATAATTACCTATATCAGTTTGAACTGAGAGTTGTTTATACCTTGAATGGTAAATCAATTAGAACCGAATTTCAGGTAACGAACTTGGAAATGGAAAAAACAATGCCTTACTTTATTGGAGCCCATCCAGCATTCAATTGTCCTTTAGTAGAAGGTGAAAACTATGAGGATTATTATATTGAATTTAGTGAGGTTGAGTCTTGCTCGATACCAAAGAGTTTTCCTGAGACAGGATTATTAGATTTGCAAGATCGGACACCTTTTTTGGAAAATCAAAAGATTCTCGATTTGGACTACTCACTTTTTTCCCATGATGCCATTACACTTGACCAGCTCAAGTCTCGTAGCGTAACGCTTCGGTCAAGGAAGTCTGGTAAAGGTCTTCGAGTAGATTTTGATGATTTTCCGAACTTGATTCTGTGGTCTACAACTAATAAAAGTCCATTCATTGCTTTGGAACCTTGGAGTGGTCTCTCCACTTCACTTGAAGAAGGTAATTTCTTAGAAGATAAAAGACAGGTAACGAAAATTTCACCTCAAGAAACTTCTAGAAAAATCTATGATATTACTATCCTTAATTAA
- a CDS encoding DUF3884 family protein codes for MLSDTLEKVQHLFRPNFEKVYIVSFEDCPMIPELEANPLLKCGKWYVSTGKEWICHSDLELSAFEWEFLQSLDVEIRETIHFEVNYLPFQ; via the coding sequence TTGTTATCCGATACTTTAGAAAAAGTACAACACTTATTTAGACCAAACTTTGAAAAGGTATATATTGTTAGTTTCGAAGATTGTCCTATGATTCCTGAGCTTGAAGCTAACCCGTTGCTAAAATGTGGTAAATGGTATGTTTCAACTGGAAAAGAGTGGATTTGCCATTCTGATTTAGAGTTATCAGCATTTGAATGGGAATTTTTACAATCACTCGATGTAGAAATACGTGAGACTATTCACTTCGAGGTAAATTATTTGCCTTTCCAATAA
- a CDS encoding helix-turn-helix domain-containing protein, with protein sequence MMSVIAELERNLLADRVRKGIEASKKRGVAIGRPKIPQEKLDIAVRMYKSGDYSVKEIIETNQISTGTFYREINRLKLRKLNKRTEQLT encoded by the coding sequence ATGATGAGTGTGATCGCAGAATTAGAACGGAATCTTTTGGCTGATCGAGTCCGTAAAGGAATCGAAGCTAGTAAAAAAAGAGGGGTAGCGATTGGCCGTCCTAAAATTCCACAAGAGAAACTAGATATTGCAGTTCGAATGTACAAAAGTGGCGATTATTCTGTCAAAGAAATCATTGAAACAAATCAGATATCTACAGGAACCTTTTATCGTGAAATTAATCGACTAAAATTGAGAAAGCTAAACAAAAGAACCGAACAACTAACTTAA
- the bsh gene encoding choloylglycine hydrolase, with product MCTAITYVSKDHYFGRNFDYEISYNEVVTITPRNYKFSFREVGNLDHHFAIIGIAAGIADYPLYYDAINEKGLGMAGLNFSGYADYKKIEEGKENVSPFEFIPWVLGQCSTVDEAKKLLKNLNLVNINFSDELPLSPLHWLLADKEQSIVVESTKEGLRVFDNPVGVLTNNPTFDYQLFNLNNYRVLSTRTPKNNFSDQIELDIYSRGMGGIGLPGDLSSVSRFVKATFTKLNSVSRSSEYESISQFFHILSSVEQQKGLCDVGDEKYEYTIYSSCCNLEKGIYYYRTYDNSQITAVDMNKENLEKDSLIVYPMVETQQINYAN from the coding sequence ATGTGTACAGCAATTACTTATGTATCAAAAGATCATTACTTTGGAAGGAATTTTGATTATGAAATTTCTTATAATGAGGTGGTTACTATTACGCCGAGAAATTATAAGTTTTCATTTCGAGAAGTTGGAAATTTAGATCATCATTTTGCAATAATTGGAATTGCTGCTGGGATTGCTGATTATCCGCTTTATTATGATGCAATAAATGAAAAAGGATTAGGAATGGCTGGATTAAACTTTTCAGGCTATGCAGATTATAAAAAAATTGAAGAAGGAAAAGAAAATGTTTCTCCATTTGAGTTTATTCCTTGGGTATTGGGCCAATGCTCTACTGTAGATGAAGCAAAAAAATTATTGAAGAATCTTAATTTAGTAAATATTAATTTTAGTGATGAACTTCCGTTATCCCCTCTCCATTGGCTGTTGGCTGATAAAGAGCAATCTATTGTGGTTGAAAGCACGAAAGAAGGCTTACGTGTATTTGATAATCCTGTAGGCGTATTAACAAATAACCCAACATTTGATTACCAATTATTTAATTTAAACAATTATCGTGTACTTTCAACTAGAACTCCAAAAAATAATTTTTCAGATCAAATAGAGTTAGATATTTATAGTAGAGGAATGGGTGGTATTGGGTTGCCAGGAGATTTATCATCAGTATCTAGATTTGTAAAAGCAACTTTTACTAAGTTAAATTCTGTATCAAGAAGTTCAGAATATGAAAGTATTAGCCAATTTTTTCATATTTTAAGTTCTGTCGAACAACAAAAAGGATTGTGTGATGTTGGTGATGAAAAATATGAGTATACGATTTATTCTTCATGTTGTAACCTGGAAAAGGGAATTTATTACTATCGTACGTATGACAATAGTCAAATTACTGCTGTGGATATGAATAAGGAAAATTTAGAGAAGGATAGCTTAATTGTTTATCCAATGGTGGAAACACAACAAATTAACTATGCTAATTAA